One window from the genome of Oryza glaberrima chromosome 3, OglaRS2, whole genome shotgun sequence encodes:
- the LOC127766835 gene encoding endo-1,4-beta-xylanase 5-like: MRRFSLHAVRYLVLWMLLRCGRELVAAVPPDGWYDYTAYTDCRGQPEPALYNGGILRFGNSNDPTGYRTTETGVFSPAFVVYNLNKTTMYTFSSWVKLEGASSALITARLAPDNAGARCIGTVLARNDCWAFLKGGFVLDWPTQTSVIFFQNADKTPMKITVASGSLQPFTPDQWSMHQKDTIRKRRKRMATIHVADQQGGRVVGASVSVRQTAKDFPFGSAIASTILGNQAYQKWFVDRFNAAVFEDELKWYSTEPMSGQLRFDVPDQMLAFVRSHRVMVRGHNIFWENQDATPSWVKGLSPDDLRAAVNGRIQNLMTRYRGEFAHWDVNNEMLHYNFYEQRLGANASVEFFSVAQDADPLATLFMNEFNVIETCDDVSSTVDTYVAKLKDLRAGGAVLEGIGLEGHFLKPNIPLMRAVLDKLATLGLPIWFTEIDISNRYDAQTQAVYLEQVLREAYSHPAVTGVMLWTALHPNGCYQMCLTDWNLNNLPVGDVVDRLLQEWQTGQAAGPTDAHGAYSFSGFLGEYIVSVTYANSTSQATFSLSPGDETRHINIQI; encoded by the exons ATGAGGAGGTTTTCTCTACATGCCGTGAGATATCTCGTGCTGTGGATGCTGCTGCGGTGTGGCCGTGAGCTCGTTGCAGCTGTGCCTCCTG ATGGCTGGTACGATTACACTGCATACACcgat TGCAGAGGGCAGCCGGAGCCGGCGCTGTACAACGGAGGGATTCTGAGGTTCGGCAACAGCAACGACCCGACCGGCTACCGCACGACGGAGACCGGCGTCTTCTCGCCGGCGTTCGTGGTCTACAACCTCAACAAGACCACCATGTACACCTTCTCAA GCTGGGTCAAGCTGGAAGGCGCGTCCTCTGCTCTGATCACGGCGAGGCTTGCGCCGGACAACGCCGGCGCGCGGTGCATCGGCACGGTTCTCGCGAGGAACGACTGCTGGGCCTTCCTCAAGGGCGGCTTCGTCCTCGACTGGCCAACACAAACCTCAGTTATATTTTTTCAG AATGCTGACAAGACCCCTATGAAGATCACGGTCGCGAGCGGTTCGCTGCAGCCGTTCACGCCGGATCAGTGGTCCATGCACCAGAAAGACACGATCCGGAAG AGGAGGAAGCGGATGGCTACCATCCACGTCGCCGATCAGCAAGGCGGCCGCGTGGTTGGCGCGTCCGTGTCCGTGAGACAAACCGCCAAGGACTTCCCGTTCGGCTCGGCCATCGCCTCCACCATCTTGGGGAACCAAGCCTATCAG AAATGGTTCGTGGATCGGTTCAACGCGGCGGTGTTCGAGGACGAGCTGAAGTGGTACTCGACGGAGCCCATGTCGGGGCAGCTGCGGTTCGACGTGCCGGACCAGATGCTGGCGTTCGTGCGGTCGCACCGTGTGATGGTGCGAGGGCACAACATCTTCTGGGAGAACCAGGACGCGACGCCGAGCTGGGTGAAGGGCCTGTCACCGGAcgacctccgcgccgccgtgaACGGCCGGATCCAGAACCTGATGACCCGCTACCGCGGCGAGTTCGCGCACTGGGACGTGAACAACGAGATGCTGCACTACAACTTCTACGAGCAGCGGCTGGGCGCCAACGCGTCGGTGGAGTTCTTCAGCGTGGCGCAGGACGCCGACCCGCTCGCCACGCTCTTCATGAACGAGTTCAACGTGATCGAGACCTGCGACGACGTGTCCTCCACCGTGGACACGTACGTGGCGAAGCTCAAGGACCTCCGCGCGGGGGGCGCCGTCCTGGAGGGCATCGGCCTGGAGGGACACTTCCTCAAGCCCAACATCCCGCTCATGCGCGCCGTGCTCGACAAGCTCGCCACGCTCGGCCTGCCCATCTGGTTCACCGAGATCGACATCAGCAACCGGTACGACGCACAGACGCAGGCCGTCTACCTGGAGCAGGTGCTGAGGGAGGCGTACTCCCACCCGGCCGTCACCGGCGTCATGCTGTGGACGGCGCTGCACCCCAACGGATGCTACCAGATGTGCCTCACCGACTGGAACCTCAACAACCTCCccgtcggcgacgtcgtcgaCCGCCTCCTGCAGGAGTGGCAGACGGGGCAGGCCGCCGGCCCGACCGACGCGCACGGCGCCTACAGCTTCAGCGGATTCCTCGGGGAGTACATCGTCTCCGTCACCTACGCCAACAGCACGTCGCAGGCCACCTTCTCGCTGTCTCCCGGTGACGAGACCAGGCACATCAACATCCAGATATGA
- the LOC127766836 gene encoding calmodulin-lysine N-methyltransferase: MDSASPPSPPPAQASAAEASGASNASLRWRILRRALLARSASTSRAPEETSNDQQDKNDTNKISRKTSRGFDLIECHMLPISQSTKSHGDSSSRNDNIVECQNDVYVCYKLPCEGSPKLNLVYRREDSLELNDIVASNRYNIDTTGLVCCWPSEEVLAYYCINHSDMFRSKKVLELGSGYGLAGLAIAASTDADEVVISDGNPQVVGYIEQNISINTETFGQTKVNSMVLHWDVEQASEMNSSFDIIVASDCTFFKQFHQSLVRVVKSLLKPSETSQAIFLSPKRGDSLSKFIEVIKKNGLTCELIEKYDPTVWNMHKKYVSGDNRSWPNYNEEHCYPLLVRINSHSK; the protein is encoded by the exons ATGgactccgcctcgccgccctccccgccgccggcgcaggcgtCCGCCGCAGAAGCCAGTGGCGCATCCAATGCCAGCCTGCGGTGGCGCATCCTTCGCCGCGCCCTGCTCgcgcgctccgcctccacctcccgcgCACCAG AGGAAACTTCTAACGACCAGCAGGATAAAAATGATACTAACAAAATTTCCAGAAAGACATCGCGTGGCTTTGACCTCATTGAGTGTCATATGCTGCCGATTTCACAGTCAACTAAATCACATGGGGATTCATCAAGTAGAAATGATAATATTGTGGAATGCCAAAATGATGTTTATGTCTGTTATAAGCTTCCTTGTGAAGGTTCACCTAAACTTAATCTAGT ATACAGAAGGGAGGATTCCCTTGAACTAAATGACATTGTGGCTTCTAACAGATACAATATTGACACTACTGgacttgtat gTTGCTGGCCGTCGGAAGAGGTCCTTGCGTACTACTGTATCAACCATTCGGATATGTTCAG GTCCAAGAAGGTGCTTGAGCTTGGATCCGGTTATGGGTTAGCTGGACTTGCTATTGCAGCCAGCACAGATGCTGACGAGGTCGTTATTTCTGATGGAAATCCACAAGTAGTTGGAT ATATTGAGCAGAATATATCCATCAATACAGAAACTTTTGGTCAAACGAAAGTTAATTCTATGGTACTTCACTGGGATGTTGAGCAGGCTTCAGAAATGAATAGTTCCTTCGATATAATTGTTGCAAGTGACTG CACATTTTTCAAGCAATTCCATCAGAGCCTTGTACGGGTAGTCAAATCTTTGTTGAAGCCTTCAGAAACCTCACAGGCCATTTTTCTGAGCCCAAAGAGAGGTGATTCACTCAGCAAATTCATAGAAGTAATTAAAAAGAATGGTTTGACTTGTGAGTTGATAGAGAAGTATGATCCCACTGTATGGAATATGCACAAAAAATATGTATCGGGTGATAACAGATCCTGGCCCAACTACAATGAAGAGCACTGCTACCCTCTATTGGTTAGAATTAATAGTCACAGCAAATAG
- the LOC127767151 gene encoding thaumatin-like protein 1 — protein sequence MMGIQRICIVLGMLFILVREGGAVTFTFVNRCTGTVWPGILSNAGSARMDPTGFELPPGAARAVPAPTGWSGRLWARTGCTQDGTGKVVCATGDCGSGTLECAGRGAAPPATLAEFTLDGGGRNDFYDVSLVDGYNLPLLVEPSGALGATATTCAAAGCAADLNARCPAELRAVGGAACRSACDAFGKPEFCCSGAYANPNTCRPTAYSQVFKSACPRSYSYAYDDPTSTFTCAGGRDYTITFCPVATPSLKSAGGTTTPTTTVPGVTTDAPPDMARPIGSQGGGGGGGAGQGVMLGDNSWLASLAMGDASSSRRASRLALLAAPLALLTLHLPRL from the exons ATGATGGGAATTCAGAGAATTTGCATCGTTCTTGGGATGCTTTTTATACTTGTGAGAG AGGGTGGAGCTGTGACATTCACGTTCGTGAACCGGTGCACGGGGACGGTGTGGCCGGGCATCCTGTCGAACGCCGGGAGCGCGAGGATGGACCCGACGGGGTTCGAGCTGCCgcccggcgcggcgcgcgcggtgcCGGCGCCGACCGGCTGGTCCGGCCGCCTGTGGGCGCGCACGGGCTGCACGCAGGACGGCACGGGGAAGGTCGTGTGCGCGACGGGCGACTGCGGCTCGGGCACGCTGGAGtgcgccggccgcggcgcggcgcccccGGCCACGCTGGCGGAGTTcacgctcgacggcggcggccgcaacGACTTCTACGACGTCAGCCTCGTGGACGGGTACAACCTGCCGTTGCTGGTGGAGCCCTCGGGCGCCctcggcgcgacggcgacgacgtgcgCGGCCGCCGGGTGCGCGGCCGACCTGAACGCGCGGTGCCCGGCCGAGCTCCGCGCcgtgggcggcgcggcgtgccGGAGCGCGTGCGACGCGTTCGGCAAGCCCGAGTTCTGCTGCAGCGGCGCGTACGCCAACCCGAACACCTGCCGCCCCACCGCCTACTCCCAGGTCTTCAAGTCGGCGTGCCCGCGCTCCTACAGCTACGCCTACGACGACCCGACGAGCACCTTCAcctgcgccggcggccgcgactACACCATCACCTTCTGCCCCGTCGCCACCCCAAG CCTGAAATCTGCGGGAGGAACGACGacaccgacgacgacggtgccgGGCGTGACCACGGACGCCCCACCGGACATGGCAAGGCCGATAGGcagccaaggcggcggcggcggcgggggcgccggcCAAGGCGTGATGCTGGGCGACAACTCCTGGCTCGCCAGCCTCGCCATGGGCGACGCGTCGTCCTCGCGGAGAGCCTCGCGGCTGGCCCTCCTGGCCGCGCCCCTCGCGCTGCTCACGCTCCACCTGCCGCGGCTATAG